One segment of Panicum virgatum strain AP13 chromosome 3K, P.virgatum_v5, whole genome shotgun sequence DNA contains the following:
- the LOC120699981 gene encoding receptor-like protein 15, protein MSCYFPLGTMLWVLCVLQFMSHMAGGCVIEERIALMRIKSLLLEANSEVLASWGHSDDCCSWERVRCNNSTRVSGLNLDYVYQRKDYRTMVTIGGPCWNLNLTIFSSFHELQQLDLFSNSACLQNFDGLQYLTKLRYLNLSSNILVENNVLESLAFRNLKNLRDLRLGFNQIYGSIPPSLFELPCLEYLDLSYNLLQGHIHIDLSTNLKNLQELHLGSNRLNGSIPASLFELPRLQYLDLSKNLLQGHIPKMDLTRTLKYLDLSGNLLEGHISIISPSNLCLSLQTLKLAANNLNGKFDFFWLRNCAMLKEVDLSGNAELAIDVKFLTSVTSFQLRALMLSGCNLDNTIISGPNLFGTQRHLQFLDLSNNNFSGCLPNWMFTNEAPLLYLDLAHNSLVGSLDHLMWQQQSNLQMINISMNYFTGHLPMDISSVFPNLTVLDASYNNISGYLPPSLCNINDLEFVDLSNNKLTGEVPVCLFTECGSLEFLRLSNNNLGGPILGGANNKSICGGTIFLDSNNFEGPLPNNLSGEVSIMDFHDNKLSGELDVSFWNIPSLEFLSVASNSLTGQIYPMICKLTGLSYLDISNNDFEGSIPNCSSKLMLDFLNMSSNTLSGFPSYFFNSSNVEVIDIRYNRFMGSLDWIQHLYQIKMLLLGGNMFEGHISAKLCHLQYLNIIDLSHNRLSGSLPPCIGAISFGYYTDSYDDDFLSKNIYDVPFDVGLSNMHSWFPYDANLVLPGFTFSTKGNIYTYSRGFYNLMSGIDLSANMLSGEIPWEIGNLSRVKSLNLSHNFFIGQIPATFANMSALESLDLSHNELSGSIPRQLTHMSSLEVFFAAYNNLSGCIPNSGQFSSFNMESYLGNADLQNSSKGSQCSPVLGPMEVEDVGEASDDPVLYIICAASFVLAFWATVAFLFCLPFGQRVMLQL, encoded by the exons ATGAGCTGCTACTTCCCACTAGGAACCATGCTTTGGGTCCTATGCGTCTTGCAGTTCATGTCCCACATGGCAGGTGGCTGCGTGATCGAGGAGAGGATTGCTCTTATGCGCATCAAATCTTTGTTGCTGGAGGCAAACTCTGAAGTTCTTGCTTCTTGGGGACACAGTGATGACTGCTGCTCCTGGGAAAGAGTCCGATGCAACAACAGCACACGTGTGTCGGGTCTCAACCTCGACTACGTGTACCAGAGAAAGGATTATCGTACCATGGTAACAATTGGAGGTCCATGCTGGAATCTCAATTTGACCATATTTTCCTCGTTTCATGAGCTTCAGCAGCTGGATTTATTTTCGAATTCCGCTTGTCTTCAAAATTTTGATG GCCTTCAATATCTGACTAAGCTTCGCTATCTCAACCTTAGCAGCAACATATTGGTCGAGAATAATGTCTTGGAATCTCTTG CTTTCAGAAATCTCAAGAACTTGCGAGATTTGCGCCTAGGATTCAATCAAATATATGGAAGCATCCCACCTTCCTTATTTGAGCTTCCATGCCTTGAATATTTGGACCTTTCATACAATCTCCTGCAAGGACACATACAT ATAGACCTCTCAACAAACTTAAAGAACTTGCAAGAACTGCATCTAGGATCCAACCGACTGAATGGAAGCATCCCAGCTTCCTTATTTGAGCTTCCTCGCCTTCAATATTTGGATCTCTCAAAAAATCTTCTTCAAGGACATATACCG AAGATGGACCTCACAAGAACCCTCAAATACTTGGATCTTTCAGGAAATCTCCTTGAAGGACATATATCTATAATCTCACCTTCGAATCTTTGTTTATCGCTTCAAACTCTCAAGTTAGCAGCAAATAATCTAAATGGAAAGTTTGATTTCTTTTGGCTACGGAACTGTGCCATGCTAAAGGAGGTAGATCTATCAGGGAATGCTGAATTAGCTATTGATGTGAAGTTCCTTACAAGTGTGACTTCATTTCAACTGAGAGCGCTAATGCTCTCTGGGTGTAACCTTGACAATACTATCATTTCAGGGCCAAATTTATTTGGCACACAACGTCATCTGCAATTCCTTGATCTGTCCAACAACAACTTTTCAGGGTGCCTGCCCAACTGGATGTTTACAAATGAAGCACCTTTGCTCTATCTGGATCTTGCACATAACTCGCTGGTAGGATCATTGGATCATCTGATGTGGCAACAACAATCGAATCTCCAAATGATCAATATATCTATGAACTACTTCACAGGACATCTTCCAATGGACATAAGCTCAGTATTTCCGAATCTGACAGTTCTCGATGCTTCTTACAATAATATTTCTGGATATTTACCACCATCTCTGTGCAACATTAACGACTTGGAATTTGTGGATCTATCAAACAATAAACTTACAGGAGAGGTGCCAGTTTGCTTGTTCACTGAGTGTGGGTCGCTGGAATTCCTGAGGCTCTCGAACAACAATCTCGGGGGTCCGATCCTTGGTGGGGCTAATAATAAGTCTATTTGTGGAGGAACAATATTTCTTGATAGCAACAATTTTGAGGGACCATTGCCTAACAATCTATCAGGTGAAGTGTCAATCATGGATTTTCATGATAATAAATTGTCAGGTGAACTTGATGTATCATTTTGGAACATTCCTTCATTGGAATTTCTTAGTGTTGCTAGCAACAGTTTAACTGGTCAAATTTATCCAATGATCTGCAAATTGACTGGTCTTAGCTATTTGGATATATCCAATAACGACTTTGAAGGATCTATACCAAACTGCAGCAGTAAGTTAATGCTGGATTTTCTGAACATGTCGAGCAATACCCTCTCAGGATTTcctagttattttttcaatagCTCCAACGTTGAAGTTATCGATATAAGATATAACCGGTTCATGGGCAGCCTTGATTGGATACAAcatctttatcaaataaaaatgCTCTTGTTGGGCGGGAATATGTTTGAGGGGCATATCTCTGCAAAACTCTGTCATCTCCAGTACTTGAATATTATTGATTTGTCGCACAACAGACTTTCAGGCTCATTGCCACCTTGCATTGGTGCTATCTCATTTGGATACTATACAGATTCATATGACGATGATTTTTTGTCCAAAAATATCTACGATGTGCCCTTCGATGTGGGGCTTTCTAATATGCATTCGTGGTTCCCCTATGATGCCAATCTTGTCCTCCCAGGCTTCACCTTCTCCACTAAAGGAAACATTTACACATATAGCCGCGGTTTCTACAATCTCATGTCCGGCATTGACTTATCGGCGAACATGCTATCAGGGGAGATCCCTTGGGAGATTGGGAATCTGAGCCGTGTCAAGTCCCTCAACCTATCACATAATTTCTTTATTGGTCAAATCCCAGCTACCTTTGCCAACATGAGCGCCCTAGAAAGCCTGGACTTGTCCCATAACGAGTTGAGCGGATCTATACCAAGGCAACTGACTCATATGTCATCTTTGGAGGTGTTCTTTGCGGCCTACAACAACTTGTCAGGGTGCATACCGAACTCCGGTCAGTTTAGCTCGTTCAACATGGAGAGCTACCTGGGCAACGCAGACCTTCAGAATTCATCAAAGGGGAGCCAGTGTTCTCCTGTCCTAGGCCCTATGGAAGTAGAAGATGTGGGCGAGGCATCTGATGATCCAGTTCTTTATATTATCTGTGCCGCCTCATTCGTATTGGCATTCTGGGCAACCGTTGCATTCTTGTTCTGCCTTCCATTTGGACAGCGTGTGATGCTTCAACTATAG
- the LOC120699982 gene encoding receptor-like protein 15 isoform X1 encodes MSGCNLDNTIISGPNLFGTQRHLQFLDLSNNNFSGSLPNWMFINEAPLLYLGLAHNSLVGSLDHLMWHLQQSNLQLINISMNYFTGQLPMEISSVFPNLTILDASYNNIFGHLPPSLCNINSLQLLDLSNNKLTGEVPACLFTECWSLEFLRLSNNSLGGPILGGANKHLSTSGGAIYLDSNYFEGPLPNNLSGDVVIMDFHDNKLSGELDVSFWNIPSLEFLSVASNGLTGKIYPTICKLTGLSYLDISNNDFEGSMPNCSSKLMLYFLNMSSNTLSGFPSYFSSSSNVEVLDIRYYRFMGSLDWILDLYHIKLLLLGGNMFEGHISAELCHLQYLNIVDLSHNRLSGSLPPCIGAIPFGYHTDDDDFLSTYFYDMAFYFAVGLSKVDYGDLWPVYDSPLYGANYFFQGFTFSTKGNIYSYSRGFYKLMFGIDLSANMLSGEIPWEIGNLSHVKSLNLSHNFFIGQIPATFANMSALESLDLSHNELSGPIPWQLTQMSSLEVFSVAYNNLSGCIPNSGQFSSFNMGSYSYLGNTNLQNSSQGNQCSVLGPMEVEDVGEASDDPVLYIICAASFVLAFWATVAFLFCLPFGRRVMLQL; translated from the coding sequence ATGTCTGGGTGTAACCTTGACAATACTATCATTTCAGGACCAAATTTATTTGGCACACAACGTCATCTGCAATTCCTTGATCTGTCCAACAACAATTTTTCAGGGAGCCTGCCCAACTGGATGTTTATAAATGAAGCGCCTTTGCTCTACCTGGGTCTTGCACATAACTCGCTAGTAGGCTCATTGGATCATCTGATGTGGCACCTGCAACAATCGAATCTCCAACTGATCAACATATCTATGAACTATTTCACAGGACAGCTTCCAATGGAGATCAGCTCAGTATTTCCGAATCTGACAATTCTTGATGCTTCTtacaataatatttttggaCATTTACCACCATCTCTGTGCAACATTAACTCCTTGCAACTTTTGGATCTATCAAACAATAAACTTACAGGAGAAGTGCCAGCTTGCTTATTCACTGAGTGTTGGTCGCTGGAATTCCTGAGGCTCTCAAACAACAGTCTTGGGGGTCCGATACTTGGTGGGGCTAATAAACATTTGTCTACTTCCGGAGGAGCAATATATCTTGATAGCAACTATTTTGAGGGGCCATTGCCTAACAATTTATCAGGTGATGTGGTAATCATGGATTTTCATGATAATAAATTGTCAGGTGAACTTGATGTATCATTTTGGAATATTCCTTCATTAGAATTTCTTAGTGTTGCTAGCAACGGTTTAACTGGTAAAATTTATCCAACGATCTGCAAATTGACTGGTCTTAGCTATTTGGATATATCCAATAACGACTTTGAAGGATCTATGCCAAACTGCAGCAGTAAGTTAATGCTGTATTTTCTGAACATGTCGAGCAATACCCTCTCAGGATTTCCTAGTTATTTTTCTAGTAGCTCCAACGTTGAAGTTCTCGATATAAGATATTACCGGTTCATGGGCAGTCTTGATTGGATACTAGATCTTTATCATATAAAACTTCTCTTGTTGGGCGGGAATATGTTTGAGGGGCATATCTCTGCAGAACTCTGTCATCTCCAGTACTTGAATATTGTTGATTTGTCGCACAACagactttcaggttcattgccACCTTGCATTGGTGCTATCCCATTTGGATACCatactgatgatgatgattttttATCCACTTATTTCTATGATATGGCCTTTTATTTTGCTGTGGGGCTTTCTAAGGTGGATTACGGCGATCTGTGGCCCGTGTATGACTCGCCCTTGTATGGCGCCAATTATTTCTTCCAAGGCTTCACCTTCTCAACTAAAGGAAACATTTACTCATATAGCCGTGGCTTCTACAAACTCATGTTCGGCATTGACTTATCGGCGAACATGTTATCAGGGGAGATCCCTTGGGAGATAGGGAATCTGAGCCATGTCAAGTCCCTCAACCTATCGCATAATTTCTTTATTGGTCAAATCCCAGCTACCTTTGCAAACATGAGCGCCCTAGAAAGCCTGGACTTGTCCCATAATGAGTTGAGCGGGCCTATACCATGGCAATTGACTCAAATGTCATCTTTGGAGGTGTTCTCTGTGGCCTACAACAACTTATCAGGGTGCATACCGAACTCTGGTCAGTTTAGCTCGTTCAATATGGGGAGCTACAGCTACCTGGGCAACACAAACCTTCAGAATTCGTCACAGGGGAACCAGTGTTCTGTTCTGGGCCCTATGGAAGTAGAAGATGTGGGCGAGGCATCTGATGATCCCGTCCTTTATATTATATGTGCCGCCTCATTCGTATTGGCATTCTGGGCAACTGTTGCATTCTTGTTCTGCCTTCCATTTGGACGGCGTGTGATGCTTCAACTATAG
- the LOC120699982 gene encoding receptor-like protein 15 isoform X2 — MFINEAPLLYLGLAHNSLVGSLDHLMWHLQQSNLQLINISMNYFTGQLPMEISSVFPNLTILDASYNNIFGHLPPSLCNINSLQLLDLSNNKLTGEVPACLFTECWSLEFLRLSNNSLGGPILGGANKHLSTSGGAIYLDSNYFEGPLPNNLSGDVVIMDFHDNKLSGELDVSFWNIPSLEFLSVASNGLTGKIYPTICKLTGLSYLDISNNDFEGSMPNCSSKLMLYFLNMSSNTLSGFPSYFSSSSNVEVLDIRYYRFMGSLDWILDLYHIKLLLLGGNMFEGHISAELCHLQYLNIVDLSHNRLSGSLPPCIGAIPFGYHTDDDDFLSTYFYDMAFYFAVGLSKVDYGDLWPVYDSPLYGANYFFQGFTFSTKGNIYSYSRGFYKLMFGIDLSANMLSGEIPWEIGNLSHVKSLNLSHNFFIGQIPATFANMSALESLDLSHNELSGPIPWQLTQMSSLEVFSVAYNNLSGCIPNSGQFSSFNMGSYSYLGNTNLQNSSQGNQCSVLGPMEVEDVGEASDDPVLYIICAASFVLAFWATVAFLFCLPFGRRVMLQL; from the coding sequence ATGTTTATAAATGAAGCGCCTTTGCTCTACCTGGGTCTTGCACATAACTCGCTAGTAGGCTCATTGGATCATCTGATGTGGCACCTGCAACAATCGAATCTCCAACTGATCAACATATCTATGAACTATTTCACAGGACAGCTTCCAATGGAGATCAGCTCAGTATTTCCGAATCTGACAATTCTTGATGCTTCTtacaataatatttttggaCATTTACCACCATCTCTGTGCAACATTAACTCCTTGCAACTTTTGGATCTATCAAACAATAAACTTACAGGAGAAGTGCCAGCTTGCTTATTCACTGAGTGTTGGTCGCTGGAATTCCTGAGGCTCTCAAACAACAGTCTTGGGGGTCCGATACTTGGTGGGGCTAATAAACATTTGTCTACTTCCGGAGGAGCAATATATCTTGATAGCAACTATTTTGAGGGGCCATTGCCTAACAATTTATCAGGTGATGTGGTAATCATGGATTTTCATGATAATAAATTGTCAGGTGAACTTGATGTATCATTTTGGAATATTCCTTCATTAGAATTTCTTAGTGTTGCTAGCAACGGTTTAACTGGTAAAATTTATCCAACGATCTGCAAATTGACTGGTCTTAGCTATTTGGATATATCCAATAACGACTTTGAAGGATCTATGCCAAACTGCAGCAGTAAGTTAATGCTGTATTTTCTGAACATGTCGAGCAATACCCTCTCAGGATTTCCTAGTTATTTTTCTAGTAGCTCCAACGTTGAAGTTCTCGATATAAGATATTACCGGTTCATGGGCAGTCTTGATTGGATACTAGATCTTTATCATATAAAACTTCTCTTGTTGGGCGGGAATATGTTTGAGGGGCATATCTCTGCAGAACTCTGTCATCTCCAGTACTTGAATATTGTTGATTTGTCGCACAACagactttcaggttcattgccACCTTGCATTGGTGCTATCCCATTTGGATACCatactgatgatgatgattttttATCCACTTATTTCTATGATATGGCCTTTTATTTTGCTGTGGGGCTTTCTAAGGTGGATTACGGCGATCTGTGGCCCGTGTATGACTCGCCCTTGTATGGCGCCAATTATTTCTTCCAAGGCTTCACCTTCTCAACTAAAGGAAACATTTACTCATATAGCCGTGGCTTCTACAAACTCATGTTCGGCATTGACTTATCGGCGAACATGTTATCAGGGGAGATCCCTTGGGAGATAGGGAATCTGAGCCATGTCAAGTCCCTCAACCTATCGCATAATTTCTTTATTGGTCAAATCCCAGCTACCTTTGCAAACATGAGCGCCCTAGAAAGCCTGGACTTGTCCCATAATGAGTTGAGCGGGCCTATACCATGGCAATTGACTCAAATGTCATCTTTGGAGGTGTTCTCTGTGGCCTACAACAACTTATCAGGGTGCATACCGAACTCTGGTCAGTTTAGCTCGTTCAATATGGGGAGCTACAGCTACCTGGGCAACACAAACCTTCAGAATTCGTCACAGGGGAACCAGTGTTCTGTTCTGGGCCCTATGGAAGTAGAAGATGTGGGCGAGGCATCTGATGATCCCGTCCTTTATATTATATGTGCCGCCTCATTCGTATTGGCATTCTGGGCAACTGTTGCATTCTTGTTCTGCCTTCCATTTGGACGGCGTGTGATGCTTCAACTATAG